CAATGTCCGTTGTCAAGTACTTTGAATCTGTCCGAGGATACGTTAAGACCTTGTGTTTTTCATAAAGGCTCTGCATCGCATTTAATGTCTGCTTGGCAGACATATCATACAGTCGATTGGCATCCCGTTGAAGTAGGGTCAAATCGTACAAACCACTTGCATACGCTTTTTTATTTTTCTTGCGGATATGCTTAATCTTCACTTCTTTTGACTGACAGTTTTCTTTTAACTGTTTTGCTTTATCTTTACTAAAGATACGGCTTTGCTTTGTTTTTTCATCCATCCAACGACAAGTTATCCCGTCAATGGTGAACTCCAATTCATAAAAAGATTTGGGTACGAAGCTTTGTATCATTTGTTCACGTCCATACACCAAATCTAGTGCAGGCGTTTGCACCCGACCTAGAGATAGACTTGCATTATGCTTCATGGATAAGGCTTTTGTCCCATTTAAGCCTACAATCCAATCCGCTTTTGCACGTGCTTGTGCCGCTTCATATAGATTGTCATATTTGTGTCCATCCACCAATCGCTTAAAGCCTTCTTTGATCGCTTTGTCCGTTACTGATGAAATCCATAGACGTTGAATCGGTTTTTTTATGTGTGCATAATCAAGTACCCAACGTGCTACAAGTTCACCTTCTCGCCCTGCATCTGTTGCTATGACAATCGTCTTAACATCCGATCGCTCCATAAGTTTCTTCACTAGATAATATTGCTTTTTTGTCTGACTGATGACTTCTAGCTTAAACGGATTGGGAATTACCGGCAACCGTTCCATTGTCCATTGTTCAAAAGGCACACCATATTTTTCCGGTGATGCCAATGTGACTAAATGTCCCAACGCCCACGTAACGACATATCTATCATTTTCAAAAAATTTTCCACCTTTACTCTGGCAGCCAAGCGCTTCGGCAATACTTCTACCCACCGAAGGCTTTTCTGCAAATACAAGTGTTTTATTCATGTTATTCCATCCCAACTATGCATGTCTATGTGCATTTTTTTTAGCCAAGCGTTTTTCCTGTTTCGCCTGTCTTTTTGACAAATATTTCATGTGTCTATCATCAAATATTGTATACACAACTGGAATAAAAATCAAGGTTAATACCGAAGAAAGTATTAATCCCGAGATAACAACGGTTCCCATGGATGCTTGAAGTTCCGCTCCTTCTCCAATTCCTAAGGATAAAGGCACCAACCCAAGGATTGTTGTAAGGGATGTCATCATGATTGGACGTAATCGTATCGGTCCTGCATTAAGAATCGCTTCTTCGCGGCTTTCTCCTAAACTACGTCGGGTATTAATATAGTCAATTAGAACAATCGCGTTATTAACCACAATACCGGAAAGCATAATCAATCCAATAATCGAGGTTACATTAAGGGTTCGGTTAGTAATCAACAGTCCCAATAAGCCTCCTGCAAAAGCCAATGGTGTTGACATCATAATAATAAATGGCATCAACAGCGACTCAAATTGAGATGCGATAATCATATACACTAGAATGACCGCTAGAATTAATGCAAGGCCCAAATCACTAAATGCTTCAACCATCTCTTGGTTTTGTCCACCAAAGTCAACATTATAGTCACTTGGAAGATGTAGGGCTTCAATACGATCTCGAATGTCTTTTGATACTGAACCTAAATCCCTTTGATAGATATCTGCTGAAATGGTAATATAACGCGCTTGGTCACTTCGATTAATTGCAATCGCACTGACTTCTTCTGTAATGTCCGCAATCATTTCAAGAGGAACAGCTCCACCCATCGGTGAACTAATCTCTAGTTGTTTTAAATTTTCAATGCTCTCACCGTAGCGATTATCACCTTCAATAACCACATCAAGTTCTTCACCTTCAACTTTATATCGAGTCGCTACACGTCCGTCAAGCATTGCTTTTACTGCACTAGAGACTTGAGCCGTTGTAAGTCCAAATCTTGCTGCATCATCATCGCGCAAGCGAATAGCTACTTGAGTAATCGGATCATCCATACTACTGGATACATTTCGTGTTCCTTCAACTTTTTTGATTTCTTCAACAAGTTGATCGCCCACTTGCTTTAGTCCATCAAGGTCATCACCTTTAACCTGAATGGATATAGGACTTCCACCCGTCATCATCCCCATAGAGCTTAATGATTGAACGGTAAAAATAGCACCTGGAATGTCTGCAACGCGTCTTTCAACTTCATCAACAACATCAAACACGCTCTCATCACGATCTGCCAAAGGTACCAACACCCCATTAATCGTTCCTACATTTGCATCTGAACTTAGGAAACTATTTCCTGATGTTGTTGAAAAAAGATACTCTAAACTTTCAATATCCTTAATGCGTTCAACAACTTCCATCATCATGGCATCCGTTTCTTCGACTTTTGCCCCGGCTTCCAATTCAACACCTATGGTGAACATTCCTTCATCCGACTCTGGAATAAATTCCATTCCAATAAATGCTGTAGAAATAATACTGATTACAAAGGTAACAACAGCAATCATAACAACGCTTTTTTTATGTTTTAATGACCATGCTAATAATGATCGGTATTTTTGTTCGATTCCTTTATAAATCTTATCGGATCGGTCTAAAACTGCTCCAATAAATTTGAACCGTGTTACGTGATGCTCTCCTTCAAACTCATCAACAACTAAAAGTTTTGACGAAAGCATAGGAATCAATGTTATCGCAACAACAAGGGAAGATACTAAGGAAAATGTAACCGTCAATGCAAATTCTCTAAACATAATTGAGGTAACACCTTCAACAAAGACCATTGGCAAGAAAACTGCAATTGTTGTTAATGTAGATGCTGTTACTGCCATGGCAACTTCTGAAGCCCCTTTAATTGCTGCTTCTTTTTTCTCATAGCCTTCTTGAACAAATCGATATATATTTTCAAGAACAACAACGGAGTTATCGACCAGCATTCCGATTCCAAGGGCTAGTCCCCCAAGGGTCATAATATTCAACGTAATATCTGCAAAATAAAGCAAAATTGCTGTTGAAATAACCGATATCGGCATTGATAATCCAATAATCAATGTACTGCGGAAGCTTCGCAAAAAGATAAGAAGAATAATTACAGCCAAAATCCCACCAATAATTGCATTTTGCCCTACTTGGCTAATTGTATCTTTAATATACTCCGATTGGTCGAGAATAACTTTAAGATTATATGGGCTTGTCTCATCGAGTTGTTGAATTTCCTTTAGTACATCATTCGCAACGGCTACCGTGTTAACACCCGATTGTTTTTGGACGGCAACACTAACCGCTTCTTCTCCATTGACTTTGGTTATGGATTCCAAATCTTCTTGAGATAATTTTACATCCGCTACATCCGACAGACGTACAATCCCACCAGTTGGGGTTGTCAACGGAA
This sequence is a window from Vallitaleaceae bacterium 9-2. Protein-coding genes within it:
- a CDS encoding efflux RND transporter permease subunit encodes the protein MKVSSIAVKRPVTTVMFILVIVLFGMVSATRLPIDLFPNIEIPVAIVSTSYSNVGPEEIETLVTRPIEEAVGTVSNIDTIQSMTMEGTSIVVIQFKFGTDMDFAALDIREKVDLVKGMLPDGASDPMVMQIDVNSEAIIQMSISGADVATLQTYADDVVKPAIERVQGVASVSVSGGFNEYVSVKVDTQKMDAYGLSLDTLASMLAAENINLPAGTVSKGDKSFLLRTVGEFESIQEIQRIPLTTPTGGIVRLSDVADVKLSQEDLESITKVNGEEAVSVAVQKQSGVNTVAVANDVLKEIQQLDETSPYNLKVILDQSEYIKDTISQVGQNAIIGGILAVIILLIFLRSFRSTLIIGLSMPISVISTAILLYFADITLNIMTLGGLALGIGMLVDNSVVVLENIYRFVQEGYEKKEAAIKGASEVAMAVTASTLTTIAVFLPMVFVEGVTSIMFREFALTVTFSLVSSLVVAITLIPMLSSKLLVVDEFEGEHHVTRFKFIGAVLDRSDKIYKGIEQKYRSLLAWSLKHKKSVVMIAVVTFVISIISTAFIGMEFIPESDEGMFTIGVELEAGAKVEETDAMMMEVVERIKDIESLEYLFSTTSGNSFLSSDANVGTINGVLVPLADRDESVFDVVDEVERRVADIPGAIFTVQSLSSMGMMTGGSPISIQVKGDDLDGLKQVGDQLVEEIKKVEGTRNVSSSMDDPITQVAIRLRDDDAARFGLTTAQVSSAVKAMLDGRVATRYKVEGEELDVVIEGDNRYGESIENLKQLEISSPMGGAVPLEMIADITEEVSAIAINRSDQARYITISADIYQRDLGSVSKDIRDRIEALHLPSDYNVDFGGQNQEMVEAFSDLGLALILAVILVYMIIASQFESLLMPFIIMMSTPLAFAGGLLGLLITNRTLNVTSIIGLIMLSGIVVNNAIVLIDYINTRRSLGESREEAILNAGPIRLRPIMMTSLTTILGLVPLSLGIGEGAELQASMGTVVISGLILSSVLTLIFIPVVYTIFDDRHMKYLSKRQAKQEKRLAKKNAHRHA